A genomic stretch from Thauera sp. GDN1 includes:
- the coaD gene encoding pantetheine-phosphate adenylyltransferase → MKEAIAVYPGTFDPFTRGHEDLVRRASILFDRVVVAVARSNSKNPIFSLEDRVDIAREAVSAFPNVDVVGFDCLLMEFLKQQDARVILRGLRAVSDFEYEFQMAGMNRKLYPDVETVFLTPGEEFMFISATMVREIARLGGDVSKFVQPRVLARLQERLKSK, encoded by the coding sequence ATGAAGGAAGCGATCGCGGTCTATCCGGGCACCTTCGATCCGTTCACCCGCGGACACGAGGACTTGGTGCGGCGCGCGTCGATCCTGTTCGACCGCGTCGTGGTCGCGGTTGCGCGCAGCAACAGCAAGAATCCGATCTTCTCGCTCGAGGACCGGGTCGATATCGCGCGCGAGGCGGTGTCGGCCTTCCCGAACGTGGACGTGGTCGGCTTCGACTGCCTGCTGATGGAGTTCCTCAAGCAGCAGGATGCGCGCGTGATCCTGCGCGGGCTGCGTGCGGTATCGGACTTCGAGTACGAATTCCAGATGGCGGGCATGAACCGCAAGCTCTATCCGGACGTCGAAACGGTATTCCTGACGCCCGGCGAGGAGTTCATGTTCATTTCCGCCACGATGGTGCGGGAGATCGCCCGCCTCGGCGGCGACGTCAGCAAGTTCGTGCAGCCCAGGGTGCTCGCACGGCTGCAGGAAAGACTCAAATCAAAGTAA
- the rsmD gene encoding 16S rRNA (guanine(966)-N(2))-methyltransferase RsmD gives MSRVRIVGGQLRSRLLDVAAVPGLRPTPDRVRETLFNWLGQDLDGQHCLDLFSGTGILGFEAASRGAAGVVLVERDPRALDALHKAAKTLQASQVEIVRGDAVRFAQTTPRRFDGVFLDPPYKQGWIEQVQPWLDRLLEPAGWLYVESEAAVEQLGAWHVVRQGRAGQVHFHLMRRSQA, from the coding sequence ATGAGCCGCGTCCGCATCGTCGGCGGCCAGTTGCGCTCCCGCCTGCTCGACGTCGCCGCCGTGCCCGGCCTGCGGCCGACGCCGGATCGCGTGCGCGAAACCCTGTTCAACTGGCTGGGGCAGGATCTCGACGGCCAGCACTGCCTGGATCTCTTCTCCGGCACCGGCATCCTCGGCTTCGAAGCCGCGTCGCGCGGCGCGGCGGGCGTGGTGCTGGTCGAGCGCGATCCGCGCGCGCTCGACGCACTGCACAAGGCGGCAAAGACCCTACAGGCGTCGCAAGTAGAGATCGTGCGCGGCGATGCGGTAAGATTCGCGCAAACGACGCCGCGCAGGTTCGACGGCGTGTTCCTCGATCCGCCCTACAAGCAGGGCTGGATCGAGCAGGTGCAGCCCTGGCTCGACCGGCTACTCGAGCCGGCGGGATGGCTTTATGTCGAGTCCGAGGCCGCAGTGGAGCAGCTCGGTGCATGGCATGTCGTCAGGCAGGGCCGCGCCGGGCAGGTTCATTTCCATCTGATGCGCAGGAGTCAGGCATGA
- a CDS encoding pitrilysin family protein, translated as MTTLFPLTAPPTAAQRIGRAPAIVALARAAALCLGLAALATPVRAAPEIQHWSAPTGARVHLVESRALPLVDIQIDFAAGSALDPAYKAGLASMTQALLDAGAGDLDEQTIADHKADLGIEVRGGVDDDRASLSLRSLSSPAELDAAVELVATLLARPTFPAEVLERERSRAIAGLREALTKPATLAARQFKAALYAGHPYGHDSTPESLAAIQREDLVDFHRRHYGANRASVAIVGDLDRATAERIAVRLTEALPATEPAIAPPAPAPTAAQVFRIPHPSAQAHILVGQPGMAREDPDYFPLLVGNHVLGGGGFVSRLTREVREKRGFAYSVYSFLSPQQVAGPFQIGLQTRGGQAEEALAVVRATLAAFLAEGPGVEELQAAKDNIVNGFGLRLDSNAKLLDYVAMIGFYRLPLDWLERYPQQVAAVDVAAVRDAWQRRIRPEQLVTVIAGGDGDKPAPANGAPAAGNASPGESSAR; from the coding sequence ATGACCACCCTCTTCCCGCTCACCGCCCCGCCCACCGCTGCGCAGCGCATCGGGCGCGCCCCGGCGATCGTCGCCCTCGCCCGCGCCGCCGCGCTCTGCCTCGGCCTCGCCGCCCTCGCCACACCGGTGCGCGCCGCGCCCGAGATCCAGCACTGGAGCGCGCCCACCGGCGCACGCGTGCATCTGGTCGAGAGCCGCGCGCTGCCGCTGGTCGACATCCAGATCGACTTCGCCGCCGGCAGCGCGCTCGACCCGGCCTACAAGGCCGGGCTGGCCAGCATGACCCAGGCCCTGCTCGACGCCGGCGCCGGCGATCTCGACGAGCAGACCATCGCCGACCACAAGGCCGACCTCGGCATCGAGGTCCGCGGCGGGGTCGACGACGACCGCGCCAGCCTGTCGCTGCGCAGCCTGTCCTCGCCCGCCGAACTCGACGCCGCGGTCGAACTCGTGGCCACCCTGCTCGCCCGCCCGACCTTCCCCGCCGAGGTCCTGGAACGCGAGCGCAGCCGCGCGATCGCCGGCCTGCGCGAGGCGCTGACCAAGCCCGCGACGCTGGCCGCGCGCCAGTTCAAGGCCGCGCTCTATGCCGGCCATCCCTACGGCCACGACAGCACGCCGGAGTCGCTGGCAGCGATCCAGCGCGAGGACCTGGTGGACTTCCACCGCCGCCACTACGGTGCCAATCGCGCCTCCGTGGCCATCGTCGGCGACCTCGACCGCGCGACCGCCGAGCGCATCGCGGTCCGCCTCACCGAAGCCCTGCCCGCCACCGAACCCGCCATCGCGCCGCCCGCCCCGGCTCCCACTGCGGCGCAGGTATTCCGCATCCCGCACCCCTCGGCCCAGGCCCACATCCTGGTCGGCCAGCCCGGCATGGCGCGCGAGGACCCGGACTACTTCCCGCTGCTGGTCGGCAACCACGTGCTCGGCGGGGGCGGCTTCGTGTCGCGACTGACGCGCGAGGTGCGCGAGAAGCGCGGCTTCGCCTACAGCGTGTACAGCTTCCTGTCGCCGCAGCAGGTCGCCGGGCCGTTCCAGATCGGCCTGCAGACGCGCGGCGGCCAGGCCGAGGAAGCGCTCGCGGTGGTGCGCGCGACCCTCGCCGCCTTCCTCGCCGAAGGCCCCGGGGTGGAGGAACTCCAGGCCGCCAAGGACAACATCGTCAACGGCTTCGGCCTGCGCCTGGACTCCAACGCCAAGCTGCTCGACTACGTGGCGATGATCGGCTTCTATCGCCTGCCGCTCGACTGGCTGGAGCGCTACCCGCAGCAGGTCGCCGCCGTCGACGTCGCCGCGGTGCGCGACGCCTGGCAGCGCCGCATCCGCCCCGAGCAGCTCGTCACCGTGATCGCCGGCGGCGACGGCGACAAGCCGGCGCCAGCGAACGGCGCCCCGGCCGCCGGCAACGCAAGCCCCGGCGAGAGCTCCGCACGATGA
- a CDS encoding pitrilysin family protein: MFRQALARSLTLGAVLAATLTQPALANPFETTLANGMKLIVKEDRRAPSVVHMVWYRAGAMDEPDGVSGVAHVLEHMMFKGTKEVGPGEFNARVAALGGRDNAFTGKDYTAYFQQVPPAHLSTMMALEADRMQHLVLTDEEFARELEVVKEERRLRTDDQPRALVFEQLMATAYQAHPYRRPVIGWMPDLEAMQPEDARAWYRRWYAPNNAYLVVVGDVDHREVFREAEKHYGSIAARELPARRPSSEPAQRGPRAAVVKAPAELPYVAMAWHVPALRDPESDREAYALDVLAAVLDGYDGARLTRNLVRDRQIAVSAGASYDTGNRGPALFYLHGVPAAGTTPDVLAAALRAELQRIRDEGISAQELARVKTQAIAAQVYKRDSLMGQAMEIGYLESAGMSWRDEERLLEGLRAVTAEEVQAVAKRYFDDLSLNTARLEPQAPGEQRPRSSAAAARH, encoded by the coding sequence ATGTTTCGCCAAGCCCTTGCCCGCAGCCTGACGCTCGGCGCCGTGCTCGCCGCCACGCTCACCCAGCCCGCCCTCGCCAACCCCTTCGAGACCACGCTCGCCAACGGCATGAAGCTGATCGTCAAGGAGGACCGCCGCGCGCCCTCGGTGGTGCACATGGTGTGGTACCGCGCCGGCGCGATGGACGAGCCGGACGGCGTCTCCGGCGTCGCCCACGTGCTCGAGCACATGATGTTCAAGGGTACGAAGGAGGTCGGGCCGGGCGAGTTCAACGCGCGCGTGGCCGCGCTCGGCGGGCGCGACAACGCCTTCACCGGCAAGGACTACACCGCCTATTTCCAGCAGGTTCCGCCAGCCCATCTGTCGACGATGATGGCGCTCGAGGCCGACCGCATGCAGCACCTGGTGCTGACCGACGAGGAGTTCGCGCGCGAGCTCGAGGTGGTCAAGGAAGAACGCCGCCTGCGCACCGACGACCAGCCGCGCGCGCTGGTATTCGAGCAGCTGATGGCCACCGCCTACCAGGCCCACCCCTACCGCCGCCCGGTGATCGGCTGGATGCCCGACCTCGAGGCGATGCAGCCGGAGGACGCCCGCGCGTGGTACCGGCGCTGGTATGCGCCCAACAACGCGTATCTGGTGGTGGTCGGCGACGTGGACCACCGCGAGGTGTTCCGCGAAGCCGAGAAGCACTACGGCAGCATCGCCGCGCGCGAACTGCCGGCGCGGCGCCCCTCCTCCGAGCCGGCGCAGCGCGGCCCGCGCGCCGCGGTGGTGAAGGCCCCCGCCGAACTGCCCTATGTCGCGATGGCCTGGCACGTGCCCGCGCTGCGCGACCCGGAAAGCGACCGCGAGGCCTACGCGCTCGACGTGCTCGCTGCGGTCCTCGACGGCTACGACGGCGCCCGCCTCACCCGCAACCTCGTCCGCGACCGCCAGATCGCGGTCAGCGCCGGCGCCAGCTACGACACCGGCAACCGCGGCCCGGCGCTGTTCTACCTGCACGGCGTGCCCGCCGCCGGCACCACGCCCGACGTGCTCGCCGCGGCGCTGCGCGCCGAGCTGCAGCGCATCCGCGACGAGGGCATCAGCGCGCAGGAGCTGGCGCGGGTGAAGACGCAGGCGATCGCCGCCCAGGTCTACAAGCGCGACTCGCTGATGGGCCAGGCGATGGAGATCGGCTACCTCGAATCCGCCGGCATGTCCTGGCGCGACGAGGAAAGGCTGCTCGAAGGCCTGCGCGCGGTGACCGCCGAGGAGGTGCAGGCGGTGGCGAAGCGCTACTTCGACGACCTCAGCCTCAACACCGCCCGCCTCGAACCACAGGCGCCGGGCGAACAGCGCCCGCGCTCGTCTGCCGCCGCCGCGCGCCACTGA
- the ftsY gene encoding signal recognition particle-docking protein FtsY translates to MFGFLKKKFGKSGDAEKSAEQAAEAQPIVEAAGEDLASAPAAVADVPSQALPAERAPEGEAVAEVAPAAAPAAPAAAPMPAEPEPLAIEGGVEASAPQRQHSAEAVGEPAPEQGAEREAAPAPSPEPTVEVASESAAESAGEPIAPQAVVPAAPVAKKSWTERLKAGLARTRQQIGGGLANLFGLRKIDEDLLEELESTLLMADCGVDATQHLMDDLRRRWKRDRLETADQLQKALADGLHEIIAPLEAPLQVAGHRPFIIMIAGVNGSGKTTSIGKLAKYFQAQGKSVLLAAGDTFRAAAREQLMTWGERNKVTVVAQDSGDAAAVIFDAINAARARNIDVVLADTAGRLPTQLHLMEEIAKVRRVIAKADPSGPHEVLLVLDANIGQNALAQVKAFDKAIGVTGLVVTKLDGTAKGGVLAAIARQCPKPLRFIGVGEGIDDLQPFAAREFVDALFEPGAGAVKNGAGGRA, encoded by the coding sequence ATGTTTGGTTTCCTGAAGAAGAAGTTCGGCAAGTCCGGCGACGCGGAAAAGTCCGCCGAGCAGGCGGCCGAGGCGCAGCCCATTGTCGAGGCGGCTGGCGAGGACCTCGCCTCCGCGCCCGCGGCGGTCGCCGACGTCCCGTCGCAAGCCTTGCCGGCCGAGCGCGCGCCGGAGGGCGAGGCGGTGGCCGAGGTGGCGCCGGCGGCAGCGCCGGCCGCGCCCGCAGCAGCGCCGATGCCTGCCGAGCCCGAGCCGCTGGCGATCGAGGGCGGCGTGGAGGCCTCCGCGCCGCAGCGGCAGCACAGCGCCGAAGCGGTCGGCGAACCCGCGCCAGAGCAGGGCGCCGAGCGTGAAGCGGCGCCGGCACCGTCGCCCGAGCCGACCGTCGAGGTCGCGTCGGAGTCCGCAGCGGAATCGGCAGGCGAACCCATTGCACCCCAGGCCGTCGTCCCCGCCGCTCCGGTGGCGAAGAAGTCGTGGACCGAACGCCTCAAGGCCGGCCTCGCCCGCACCCGACAGCAGATCGGCGGTGGCCTGGCGAACCTGTTCGGCCTGCGCAAGATCGACGAGGACCTGCTCGAGGAACTCGAATCCACCCTGCTGATGGCCGACTGCGGGGTGGATGCCACCCAGCACCTGATGGACGACCTGCGCCGGCGCTGGAAGCGCGACCGCCTGGAAACCGCCGACCAGCTGCAGAAGGCGCTCGCCGACGGGCTGCACGAGATCATCGCCCCGCTCGAGGCGCCGCTGCAGGTCGCAGGCCACCGACCCTTCATCATCATGATCGCGGGCGTCAATGGCTCAGGCAAGACGACCTCGATCGGCAAGCTCGCCAAGTATTTCCAGGCCCAGGGCAAGAGCGTGCTGCTCGCCGCCGGCGACACCTTCCGCGCCGCCGCGCGCGAGCAGCTGATGACCTGGGGCGAGCGCAACAAGGTCACCGTGGTCGCGCAGGACAGCGGCGATGCCGCGGCGGTGATCTTCGACGCCATCAACGCCGCACGTGCGCGCAATATCGACGTCGTGCTCGCCGACACCGCCGGGCGCCTGCCGACCCAGCTCCACCTGATGGAAGAGATCGCCAAGGTGCGCCGCGTGATCGCCAAGGCCGACCCCAGCGGCCCGCACGAGGTGCTGCTGGTGCTCGACGCCAACATCGGCCAGAACGCGCTCGCGCAGGTGAAGGCCTTCGACAAGGCGATCGGCGTCACCGGCCTGGTCGTCACCAAGCTCGATGGCACCGCCAAGGGCGGCGTGCTGGCGGCGATCGCGCGCCAGTGTCCGAAGCCGCTGCGCTTCATCGGCGTGGGCGAGGGCATCGACGACCTGCAGCCCTTCGCGGCGCGCGAGTTCGTCGATGCGCTGTTCGAGCCGGGCGCCGGCGCAGTGAAGAACGGAGCGGGCGGGCGCGCATGA
- a CDS encoding ATP-binding cassette domain-containing protein: protein MIVFEDVAKRYAGGYTALAGVGFEIRHGELVVLSGHSGAGKSTLFKLIPVIERPTAGRVLINGQDVSHLPKTAIPYLRRNLGLVLQESRLLFDRNVYDNVMLPLVITGHPPGDAAKRVAAALERVGLDGRGKEMPAGLSGGEQQRVAIARAIVNRPSILIADEPTAHLDPAYAADIAALFRSFNDAGVTVLVSTHDASLFAASRPRRLVLAKGLLVEDSRPTGRPAQEAA, encoded by the coding sequence ATGATCGTCTTCGAGGACGTGGCCAAACGCTATGCGGGCGGCTACACGGCGCTGGCGGGCGTCGGTTTCGAGATCCGCCACGGCGAGCTGGTCGTGCTGTCGGGGCATTCCGGTGCGGGCAAGAGCACGCTGTTCAAGCTCATCCCGGTCATCGAGCGCCCGACCGCCGGGCGCGTGCTGATCAACGGCCAGGACGTGTCGCACCTGCCGAAGACGGCGATTCCCTACCTGCGCCGAAACCTCGGTCTCGTGCTGCAGGAGAGCCGGCTGCTGTTCGATCGCAACGTCTACGACAACGTGATGCTGCCGCTGGTGATCACCGGCCATCCGCCGGGCGATGCGGCAAAGCGTGTCGCCGCGGCGCTGGAGCGCGTGGGCCTGGACGGGCGCGGCAAGGAAATGCCGGCAGGCCTGTCGGGGGGTGAGCAGCAGCGGGTGGCGATCGCGCGCGCGATCGTGAACCGGCCGTCGATCCTGATCGCCGACGAGCCCACCGCCCACCTCGACCCGGCCTACGCGGCCGACATCGCCGCGCTGTTCCGTTCCTTCAACGATGCCGGCGTCACCGTGCTGGTGTCCACCCACGACGCCAGCCTGTTCGCCGCCAGCCGCCCGCGCCGGCTGGTGCTGGCCAAGGGCCTGCTGGTCGAGGATTCGCGCCCGACCGGGCGTCCGGCGCAGGAGGCGGCATGA
- the ftsX gene encoding permease-like cell division protein FtsX, which yields MINWFYLHLRAIGHALRRLVAQPLGTLLSALVVGIALSLPGGGYLLLDNVSSLVRGVSGTPEISVFLDTAAGAPDVAAIEERLKAEPALASYRFVPRDEGLRQLEAAGLGDVLGGLKANPLPDAFVIAPRGEDPAVFADLAERARGWPRVAHVQLDSAWVERLHALLGLGRSAVLILAGLLGFALVIVTFNTIRLQILTQRQEIAVSQLLGATDPFIRRPFYWFGGLQGALGGLVALGTVWLGVQALAQPVVRLAETYGAVFQLGGPDWRASLAIVAFAAFLGWLGAAISVRRHLAGA from the coding sequence ATGATCAACTGGTTCTACCTGCATCTGCGTGCGATCGGCCATGCGCTGCGCCGCCTGGTCGCGCAGCCGCTGGGCACGCTGCTGTCGGCGCTGGTGGTCGGCATCGCGCTGTCGCTGCCGGGCGGCGGCTACCTGCTGCTGGACAACGTTTCCTCGCTGGTGCGCGGCGTCTCCGGCACGCCCGAGATCAGCGTCTTCCTCGACACCGCGGCCGGCGCGCCGGACGTGGCCGCGATCGAGGAGCGCCTGAAGGCCGAGCCGGCGCTCGCGAGCTACCGTTTCGTGCCGCGCGACGAGGGGCTGCGCCAGCTCGAGGCCGCAGGCCTCGGCGACGTGCTCGGCGGGCTCAAGGCGAATCCGCTGCCGGATGCCTTCGTGATCGCGCCGCGCGGCGAGGATCCGGCGGTGTTCGCGGACCTGGCCGAGCGCGCCAGGGGCTGGCCGCGGGTGGCGCACGTGCAGCTCGACTCGGCCTGGGTCGAGCGCCTGCACGCCCTGCTCGGGCTCGGCCGCTCGGCGGTGCTGATCCTGGCCGGCCTGCTCGGCTTCGCGCTCGTCATCGTCACCTTCAACACCATCCGCCTGCAGATCCTGACTCAGCGCCAGGAGATCGCGGTGAGCCAGCTGCTGGGCGCCACCGATCCCTTCATCCGCCGCCCCTTCTACTGGTTCGGCGGCCTGCAGGGTGCGCTCGGCGGGCTGGTGGCGCTGGGCACGGTATGGCTGGGCGTGCAGGCGCTGGCGCAGCCGGTCGTCCGCCTTGCCGAAACCTATGGCGCGGTGTTCCAGCTCGGCGGGCCGGATTGGCGTGCGTCGCTTGCCATCGTCGCCTTCGCCGCCTTCCTCGGCTGGCTGGGCGCGGCGATCTCGGTGCGCCGGCATCTCGCCGGTGCTTGA
- the ahpC gene encoding alkyl hydroperoxide reductase subunit C: MSLINTQVQPFKAQAYKNGKFIEVTDADLKGKWSVLIFMPAAFTFNCPTEIEDAAEHYAEFQKAGAEVYIVTTDTHFSHKVWHETSPAVGKAQFALVGDPTHALTNAFDVHIAEEGLALRGTFIINPEGVIKTMEVHDNAIARDVTETVRKLKAAQYVASHPNEVCPAKWKEGEATLAPSIDLVGKI, translated from the coding sequence ATGTCGCTGATCAACACCCAGGTTCAACCGTTCAAAGCCCAGGCCTACAAGAATGGCAAGTTCATCGAAGTCACCGATGCCGACCTGAAGGGCAAGTGGTCCGTGCTGATCTTCATGCCGGCCGCCTTCACCTTCAACTGCCCGACCGAGATCGAGGACGCCGCCGAGCACTACGCCGAGTTCCAGAAGGCGGGCGCCGAGGTGTACATCGTCACCACCGACACCCACTTCTCGCACAAGGTCTGGCACGAGACCTCGCCGGCCGTCGGCAAGGCCCAGTTCGCGCTGGTCGGCGATCCGACCCACGCCCTGACCAACGCCTTCGACGTGCATATCGCGGAAGAAGGCCTGGCCCTGCGCGGCACCTTCATCATCAACCCGGAAGGCGTCATCAAGACGATGGAAGTGCACGACAACGCCATCGCCCGTGACGTGACCGAGACCGTTCGCAAGCTCAAGGCCGCCCAGTACGTCGCCTCGCACCCGAACGAAGTCTGCCCGGCGAAGTGGAAGGAAGGCGAAGCCACGCTGGCTCCGTCGATCGACCTGGTCGGCAAGATCTAA
- the ahpF gene encoding alkyl hydroperoxide reductase subunit F, whose translation MLDANIKTQLKAYLERVTQPIEIVASLDDGPKSQEMRELLRDVAEQSALITLSENGSDARKPSFSVGPKGGEGRVRFAGLPMGHEFTSLILALLQSAGYPPKVEADLIEQIRNLEGEFNFETYISLSCHNCPDVVQALNLMAILNPNIRHTMVDGALFQKEVEERKIMAVPTVYLDGQEFGQGRMELAEILAKVDTGAAARDAKKLSAKDAFDVLVVGGGPAGAAAAIYAARKGIRTGVVAERFGGQVMDTMAIENFISVKYTEGPKLVASLEEHVKEYDVDVMNLQRVAKLVPGSADGSTLAEVQLENGASLKAKTVIVATGARWREMNVPGEKEFRGKGVAYCPHCDGPLFKGKRVAVIGGGNSGVEAAIDLAGVVAHVTLIEFLEDLRADAVLQKKLYSLPNVTVIKNAQTTEVTGTDKVNGLMYKDRASGESKRIDLEGIFVQIGLLPNTDFLKGTLELTRFGEIIVDARGQTSVPGVFAAGDCTTVPYKQIIIAMGEGAKASLSAFDHLIRSSAPA comes from the coding sequence ATGCTCGACGCCAACATCAAGACTCAACTGAAAGCCTACCTGGAGCGGGTGACGCAGCCGATCGAGATCGTGGCGTCGCTGGACGATGGTCCCAAGTCCCAGGAAATGCGCGAGCTGCTGCGCGACGTCGCCGAGCAGTCCGCACTGATCACCCTGAGCGAGAACGGCAGCGATGCGCGCAAGCCCTCGTTCTCGGTCGGCCCCAAGGGCGGTGAAGGTCGCGTGCGCTTCGCCGGCCTGCCCATGGGCCACGAGTTCACCTCGCTGATCCTCGCCCTGCTGCAGTCCGCCGGCTATCCGCCCAAGGTCGAGGCCGACCTGATCGAGCAGATCAGGAACCTCGAAGGCGAGTTCAATTTCGAGACCTACATCTCGCTGTCCTGCCACAACTGCCCGGACGTGGTGCAGGCGCTGAACCTGATGGCGATCCTCAACCCCAACATCCGCCACACCATGGTCGACGGCGCGCTGTTCCAGAAGGAAGTGGAAGAGCGCAAGATCATGGCGGTGCCGACGGTGTACCTGGACGGGCAGGAGTTCGGCCAGGGCCGCATGGAGCTCGCCGAGATCCTCGCCAAGGTCGACACCGGCGCCGCCGCGCGCGACGCGAAGAAGCTCTCCGCCAAGGACGCGTTCGACGTGCTGGTCGTCGGCGGCGGTCCGGCCGGCGCGGCGGCGGCGATCTACGCTGCGCGCAAGGGCATCCGCACCGGTGTGGTGGCCGAGCGCTTCGGCGGCCAGGTCATGGACACGATGGCGATCGAGAACTTCATCTCGGTGAAGTACACCGAAGGTCCCAAGCTGGTCGCCAGCCTGGAAGAGCACGTCAAGGAATACGACGTCGATGTCATGAACCTGCAGCGCGTCGCCAAACTCGTGCCGGGCAGCGCGGACGGCAGCACGCTGGCCGAGGTGCAGCTCGAGAACGGCGCCAGCCTGAAGGCCAAGACCGTGATCGTCGCCACCGGCGCGCGCTGGCGCGAGATGAACGTGCCCGGCGAGAAGGAGTTCCGCGGCAAGGGCGTGGCCTACTGCCCGCACTGCGACGGCCCGCTGTTCAAGGGCAAGCGCGTGGCGGTGATCGGCGGCGGCAACTCCGGCGTCGAGGCCGCGATCGACCTCGCCGGCGTGGTCGCCCACGTCACCCTGATCGAGTTCCTCGAGGACCTGCGCGCCGACGCCGTGCTGCAGAAGAAGCTCTACAGCCTGCCCAACGTCACCGTGATCAAGAACGCGCAGACCACCGAGGTCACCGGCACCGACAAGGTCAACGGCCTGATGTACAAGGACCGCGCGTCGGGCGAGTCGAAGCGCATCGACCTGGAAGGCATCTTCGTGCAGATCGGCCTGCTGCCCAACACCGATTTCCTCAAGGGCACGCTGGAACTGACCCGCTTCGGCGAGATCATCGTCGACGCCAGGGGCCAGACCTCGGTGCCGGGCGTGTTCGCCGCCGGCGACTGCACCACGGTGCCGTACAAGCAGATCATCATCGCCATGGGTGAAGGTGCCAAGGCCTCGCTGTCGGCCTTCGACCACCTGATCCGCAGCAGCGCACCGGCCTGA